The Cellulomonas shaoxiangyii sequence GTGCGCACCTCGTCCTGCAGCTCGTCCACCGGGCGGCGGTCGCCGTCGGCCCCGAGGAGGGCGTCGCCGGAGAAGACGCCGGCGCGCATGACGCCGCGCTCGCGCAGGTGCCGCGTCAGGGCGCGGGTGTCGATGCCGCTGATCCCGACGACGCCCTGCTCCGTCAGCTCGTCGTCGAGGGTGCGGCGCGAGCGCCAGCTCGACGGGCGGCGCGCGGGGTCGCGGACGACGAAGCCGGCGACCCAGATGCGCCGGGACTCGGGGTCCTCGTCGTTGACGCCCGTGTTGCCGATGTGCGGCGCCGTCATGACGACGATCTGCCGGTGGTACGACGGGTCGGTCAGGGTCTCCTGGTACCCCGTCATGCCGGTGTTGAAGACGATCTCGCCGAGCGTCCGCCCGGTCGCGCCGTACGCGCGTCCGGGGAACGTCCGGCCGTCCTCGAGGACGAGGATCGCGTCGCTCATGCCTGCTCCTCCTGCGGTCGGGGCGCGCTGTCGGGGACGGCGCGGTCGTGGTCGGCGCCGGTCCCGCCGCCACCGGGCCGGACGAGGGCACGCGCGGCGGTCAGCAGCGGGTCCTTGTCGGCCTCGTGGCGCAGGCGCAGCGCGGTGTCGAGAGCGGTGCCCGTGGTCGGGTCGGGCACCCAGGTGAGGACGACGAGCCCGTCGGGGCCGACGAACTTGCCGGCCTGGCCGCGGGTCGTGCCGACGGCCGTGAGCCGGTCGGCGGGCACCCAGACGTCCCGGGCGCCGGTGCGGCGCACGAGCACGCCCGCGTCGTGCACCTGCACCTGTGCGGGGCTGCGGACGCCGAGGTCGTGCGCGACGACGCGGTCGAGCCAGTCGCCGGCGCGCGTGGAGGACACGTAGACCGCCTCGGCCGGCTCGGTGCGGGCGGCGCCGGGGTCGGCGGGGGCCGTGGGCAGCGCCGGCACGAGGAGGGCCGTGCGGCGGGCGCGGTTGCGCCACCCGGCGCGCATCCCCCACAGCGCGAGCACCAGCACGACGAGCAGGAGCGTGACGGAGAGCCAGGCCGGCATCAGGCACGCACCTGCGCGGGGTCCACGAGCACGCCGTCCAGCACCGTGGCCCGCCCCCGCAGGAACGTCGCGACGACCGCGCCGGGCAGCTCCGTGCCCGCGAACGGGGAGTTCACGCTCGCGGTCGCCTGCTGCGCGGGCACGACGGTCCGGCGCGCCGCCGGGTCGACCAGCGTGAGGTTCGCGGGCTCACCGACGGCGATCGGGCGGCCCTGCCCCGCCACGCGGCCGATCGCCGCGGGCGTGGACGACAGGACCCGCGCCACGTCGGCCCAGGTGAGGCGGCCGGCGTCGACCATCGTGGCCTGCACGACCGACAACGCGGTCTCCAGGCCCGTCATGCCGAACGCCGCCGCGGCCCACTCGCAGTCCTTGTCCTCGCGCGTGTGCGGCGCGTGGTCGGTCGCGACGACGTCGATCGTGCCGTCCTCGAGCCCCGCGCGGACCGCCTCGACGTCCTCCGCGGTGCGCAGCGGCGGGTTCACCTTGTAGCGCGGGTCGTAGCCCCGCACCCGCTCGTCCGTGAGGAACAGGTGGTGCGGCGTCACCTCGGCGGTCACCGCGATGCCGCGGCCCTTCGCCCAGCGCACGATCTCCACCGAGCCGGCCGTGGACAGGTGGCACACGTGCAGACGCGAGCCCACGTGCTCGGCGAGGAGGACGTCGCGGGCGATGATCGCCTCCTCCGCCACCGCGGGCCACCCCGTCAGGCCGAGCTCGGCGGAGACGACGCCCTCGTGCATCTGCGCGCCGTCCGTCAGCCGCGGCTCCTGCGCGTGCTGAGCGATGACGCCGTCGAACGCCTTGACGTACTCGAGCGCGCGCCGCATCAGGACCGGGTCGTGCACGCACTTCCCGTCGTCGGAGAACACCCGCACCGCGGCGGCCGAGCGGGCCATCGCCTGCAGCTCCGCGAGGCGCTCCCCCGCCAGCCCCACCGTCACGGCGCCGACCGGGCGCACGTCGGCCCAGCCGGCGTCACGGCCCAGCCGCCACACCTGCTCGACGACGCCCGCGGTGTCCTGCGTCGGCGACGTGTTCGCCATCGCGTGCACGGCGGTGAAGCCGCCCGCGGCCGCGGCGCGCGTGCCCGACGCGACCGTCTCGGCGTCCTCGCGGCCCGGCTCACGCAGGTGCGTGTGCAGGTCGACCAGCCCGGGCAGCAGCACGAGCCCGTCCCCGTCGACGACCGTCGCGCCGTCGGAGGACGCGTCGGCACCCAGCGCCGCCACGACCCCGTCCTCGACCCGCACGTCCGTGCGGTCGCCGCCCAGGGGCGCGACGCCCCGCAGCAGGTACGTCGTGCTCACGCGTGCATCCTCGTCTCGTCCGTGCGCATACCCGTGCGCGTCTCCCCGTCCCGGCCCGGCGCCGGTGCCGTGCGCCCCTCGCCGCCCGCGAGCAGCAGGTACAGCACCGCCATCCGGACCGCGACCCCGTTCGCGACCTGCTCCACGATCACGGCACGCGGCGAGTCCGCCGCGTCGGCCGAGATCTCCAGGCCGCGGTTCATCGGACCCGGGTGCATGACCACGGCGTGGTCGGGCAGCACCGCGAGCCGGCGCCCGTCGAGCCCGTACGCGCGGGTGTACTCGAGCGGGCTCGGGAAGAACCCGCCGCCCGCGCTCGACATCCGCTCGCGCTGGACCCGGAGCATCATGACCGCGTCGGGGCCGGTCGCGAGCGTCTCGTCCAGGTCGTAGGACACGTCCGCCGTCCACGCGTGCACGCCGACCGGCACGAGCGTCGGTGGCGCGACCAACGTCACGCGCGCTCCCAGCGTGTGCAGCAGCTGGACGTTCGAGCGCGCGACGCGGCTGTGCAGGACGTCCCCGACGATGGCGACGTGCACCCCGGCCAGGTCCCGGCCCGTCACGTCCGCGCGCCCGCCGTCGCCCACCAGGTGGCGGCGCAGCGTGAACGCGTCGAGCAGCGCCTGCGTGGGGTGCTGGTGCGTGCCGTCGCCCGCGTTGACCACCGCCCCGTGCGTCCAGCCGGCGTGCGCGAGCGTGTGCGGCGCGCCCGACGCCTGGTGCCGGACGACGACCGCGTCCGCACCCATCGCCTGCAGGGTCAGGGCCGTGTCCTTCAGGGACTCGCCCTTGGAGACGCTCGACCCCTTCGCGGAGAAGTTGATGACGTCCGCGGACAGCCGCTTGGCGGCGGTCTCGAACGAGATACGCGTGCGCGTGGAGTCCTCGAAGAAGAGGTTCACGACCGTGCGACCGCGCAGCGTGGGCAGCTTCTTGATCTCGCGGGCCTGCGTGGCCGCCATCTGCGCCGCGGTGTCGAGCACGAGGACGGCCTCGTCGCGGGTCAGGTCGCCCGCCGACAGCAGGTGCCTCATCGCGTGCCCCGCCCCGTGCCCTCGATGACCACGGCGTCCCGGCCGTCGGTCTCCGCTAGCAGCACCCGGACCCGCTCCGACGCCGCCGTGGGCAGGTTCTTGCCGACGTAGTCGGCCCGGATCGGCAGCTCGCGGTGGCCGCGGTCGACGAGGACGGCGAGCTGGACCGCGCGGGGCCGGCCGAGGTCGCTGATCGCGTCCAGTGCGGCGCGGATCGTGCGGCCGGAGTACAGGACGTCGTCGACGAGGACGACCACCTTGCCGTCCACGCCGTCGCGAGGCACCTGCGTCGTGCCGATCGCACGGATCGGCTGCCGCGCCAGGTCGTCGCGGTGCATCGTCACGTCGAGGCTGCCCACGAGACCGGCGGCGTCGACACCCTCGGCCTGGGCGAGCCGCGCGGCGAGGCGCTCGGCCAGCGGCAGGCCACGCGTCGGGATGCCCAGCAGGACGACGTCGTCGACGCCCTTGTTGCGCTCGACGACCTCGTGCGCGATGCGGGTCAGTGCGCGGCCGATGTCCGCGGCCCCGAGGACCTCGGTCGCGGCGCCGTCTGCTGGTGCGCCCTCTGCTGGTGCGCGCTGTGCTGCGGCGCCGCGGGGCGCGCCCGGGTCGGTGGGCGCAGGTGTGCCAGTGCTCATGCGTGTGCGCTCCTTCCCCGCCTCACGGGACGGGCTTAAAGGGGGTGGCGGTCACACCTTACCGGGCGCGCGCGGCACCCGACGTCACCCGGATGCCGTTCAACAGGGTGCGGCGGACGACCGATGCATCCGTGTGCTCGCCGACGTCCCGCTGTGGACCACCGTCCTGCAGCTCCTCGCTGCCGGCCTGGTGGGCGGCTTCTGCGTGCTCCAGTGGGTCTGGTGGCGGGGCTCGCTGCGCTCCGACGGGCCCGCGTGGGCGGTGTGGCTCTCGGCGGCCATGGCGCTCATGCTCCTCACGGCCGGCCTCCACGGCGTCACGCCGAGCCCGCTGGGCCGCGGCGTGCTCGGCTTCGTGCACGCCCAGCTCGTCGCCGCGGTGGTGCTGCTCTGCCTGCCCGCCACGCGGGCGTTCGGCGGGTCGCGCCTGCGCCTGGCGCCGTGGGTCGCCGTCACCGCCACGCTCCTCGCGGTGCGTGCGCTGCTGTGGGTCCTCGCGCCCCCCGGCACGGGGGCGGCCGGCGGGCCCACCGGCCGCGCGCTCGCCGTCGCCCTGCTCTTCGTGGCGCTCGGCGTCACCGTCGGGTACGTCGTCGCGTCGCTCGGCGCCGTGCGCATCACCCGGCTCGGCTGGCTCCTGGTCGCTGCCGGCTCGATGTCGCTCGTCCTCCTGGCGAGCGGCGTCCTGCTCGACGAGCGGCACGCGGGCGCGGCGCTCGCCGGCCTCTGGCCCATCCCGCTGGCCTTCGGGCTGGAGTCGCTCGCGCTCGTCCGCCTGCGCCGCGCGCAACTGACGGCGCAGCGGCGCGAGCTCATGCGCGACGCGCTCGCGGACCTCACCAACGCCGCGTGGTTCAGCCGCGACCCCGACACGCTGCTGGAGCACGCGCGGGACGTGGCGCGCACCGTCCTGGACGACCCGAGCGTCGAGGGCTCGCTGCGGCCGCTGCACCGCGAGCGGTTCGTGGCGGAGCTGTTCCCCGCCGCGCCGGAGCTCCTCGCCCAGCACGAGCGCACGTTCCTCGTCGACCTCGCCCTCGTCGTCGCCAGCGCCGCCGAGCGGTACGCGCTGACCGACCGGCTGTCCCGCGCCGCCGAGACCGACGCGCTCACCGGGCTGCCGAACCGGCGCGCGGCGGACCGCTACCTCGTCGACACCCTCGAGCGGGCCGCCGTCGAGCGGACCCGCGTGTCCGTCCTCTACTGCGACATCGACGGGTTCAAGGACGTCAACGACCGCGAGGGCCACGCGGCGGGCGACGACCTGCTGCGGCGCACCGCCGACTTCCTGCGCACGTACACCGACGCCGAGACGTACGTCGCGCGCCTCGCCGGCGACGAGTTCGCGGTCGTCGTCTCGCGCGCCCCGGCGGACGCCGAGCTCGCCGACCTCGCGCGCCGCCTGCGCTCGGGCTTCGACGCGCGCGTCGGCAACCCCGCCGGTCCGCGCCTGACGTGCGGCGTCGCGACGTGGAACCCCGAGGAGGTCGTCGACGCCGACGCGCTCCTGCGCCACGCCGACGACGCGATGCTCGACGCGAAGCGCTCCCGCAGCGGGCACCGCGTCTTCGACGCGACGCTGCGTGCGCGTGCCGAGGACTCGCGGCGGCTGCGCGCCGCCCTGGAGCGCGCGGTGGAGCAGGACCGCATCACCGCGTGGTTCCAGCCGATCGTCGACACGGGAACCCTCGAGGTGGTCGGCCTCGAGGCGCTCGCACGGTGGCAGGAGGGCGACAAGGTGATCCTGCCGGAGCACTGGCTGGCGCTCGCCGAGCAGACCGGCCTGATCGTGCCGATCGGGCACGCGATGTTCCGTCAGGCCCGGCGCGCGCTCGACCGCCACCAGATGCCCGTGGCCGTGAACCTGTCGGCGCGCGAGCTGCACGAGGCCGACGTGCTCGAGCGCATCGAGGAGGCGTGGGGCGGTGGCCCGTGGGAGCACCTCACCGTCGAGATCACCGAGAGCACGATGTTGCGCACGACGACGGCCGTGCCCGTGCTCTCCGAGCTGCGGGCCCGCGGTGCGCGCATCGCGCTCGACGACTTCGGCACGGGGTTCAGCTCCCTGGCCCGCCTCGCGCGGCTGCCCGTCGACGTGCTGAAGATCGACCGGTCGTTCGTGCGGGAGGTGCGCACGCCCCGGGGCGCGGGGCCGGTGCGCGCCATCGTCGCCCTCGCGGAGCACCACGGGCTCGACGTCGTCGCCGAGGGCGTGGAGTCCGCGGGCGACCTGCAGGTGCTCGTCGACCTGGGTGTGCGGCAGGCGCAGGGCATGTTCATCGGGCGGCCCGCACCGGGGCTGCCCGTGCGGGGCGCGCGTCCGGGGCCGCGCACCGACCTCCCCCGACGGGCCCGCGCCCGGATCGTGCCGCGGCCGCTGCGCGTCGTCACCGGCGGCGCCGACGCAGGCGACCTGTCTGCCGCCGAGGAGGCCAACCTCGGCACGTCGGAGATGCTCTGACGCCGTCGCGACGTCGTCCTGCCCTGACGACGACGCGGGCGGTGCGGCCCCGAGGGGTCGCACCGCCCGCGGTGGGTCGGCGGCGGCTCAGGCGAGCAGCGTCGGCTTCAGCTCGACGACGCGACCCAGCAGGCCGTTGACGAACGACGGCGACTCGTCGGTCGACAGCTCGCGCGCCAGGTTGACGGCCTCGTCGACCGCGACCGCGTCGGGCACGTCGTCGTTCCAGAGGATCTCCCACGTGCCGATGCGGAGCAGCGCGCGGTCGACCGCCGGCATGCGCGCGATGGTCCAGCCGTGGGAGTGCGTCGCGAGCACCTCGTCGATGCGCTCCGCGTGCGCCAGGACGCCCTCGACGATGTCGACGCTGTACTGCGGCAGCGCCGTCTCCGCGCCCGGCTCGACGACGCGCCGCGCGAGGAGCTCGCCGACCGCGACGCCGCGCTGGTCGGCCTCGAACAGCACGTCGAGCGCGCGCTTGCGCGCCTTGGTCCGGGCGCCCACGTCAGTCGTTCACGCGGCCGAGGTACGACCCGTCACGCGTGTCGACCTTGACCTTGGTGTTCGCCTCGAGGAACAGCGGCACCTGGATCTCGTAGCCCGTCTCGAGCGTGGCGGGCTTCGTGCCCGCGGACGAGCGGTCGCCCTGCAGGCCCGGCTCCGTGTACGTCACCTCGAGCACGACCGACGGGGGCAGCTCGACGTAGAGCGGCACGCCCTCGTTCGTGGCGACCATCGCCGTCTGCGACTCGAGCATGAAGTTCGCGGCGTCGCCCACGGTCGCGGCCGGCACGTTGATCTGGTCGTACGTGTCCGTGTCCATGAACACGAAGTCGTCGCCGTCCTTGTACAGGTACTGCATGTCGCGCTTGTCGACGTTCGCCGTCTCGACCTTGATGCCCGCGTTGAACGTGCGGTCGACGACCTTGCCGGACAGCACGTTCTTCAGCTTGGTGCGCACGAAGGCGCCGCCCTTGCCGGGCTTGACGTGCTGGAACTCGATGACGGTCCACAGCTGGCCGTCGATCTTCAGCACGGTGCCGTTCTTCAGGTCGTTGGTCGTCGCCACGAGCGTCGTTCTCCCAGTCGGTGGTCGAGGTGCGCCCGTTGCGGCGCGAGCGGCGCAGGGGCGCCGGCCGCCCGCGGCGGTCGCCATGACGGCCACCCGGCCGCGGGCCGTCGTCCATCGTACCGGGTCGACGGCGGTCGGTCCGGGTCCGTGCTCGTCCCCGTGCCTGGCGGCGTCAGGCGAGCAGCATCCGTCCGGTGAAGCCGACGAGCGACGCCCAGACGAGCGACGCGAGCGTCCCGATGACGAACCGCTCGGACGCGCCGGGGTTGTCCCGCAGCTCCGCGTACCGTCCGAGGCCCTTGACCGCCACGACGATGGCGGCGCCCTCGGGCATGCCCGCGAGGATGGCGGCCGTCACGCCGAGGCGCTCGAGCAGGCCGATCCACGTGCCGCCGCGCAGAACGCGCCGGGCGCCCGGGCCCTCGGGTCCGTCGCTCAGCGTGAGCGGACCGGCTGTCGCCTGCGCGGCCGGGGCGTCGCGCCCGGCGTCGGCGGAGCGGGACGCGAGGTCGAGGACGAGGCGGGTGGCGTACCAGCCGCCGCCGGCGGACACGGCGAGGGCGGCGACCCAGACGAGGGCCTGCAGGGCGGGATGCACGCGACGACCCTTGCGTCAGGCCTGGGCAGCCGTCAACAGGCGCGCCGCCACGGGTCGCACCGCCTGCTCCTCGGCCCACAGCGCGGCCCGCAGGCGCTGGCTGACGGCCTGCTGCGTCACGCCGAGCCCGTGGGCGACGACGTCCTGCCCCGCGCCCGCGCGCACGGCGTCGACGGCGTCCCAGCCGGCGGGCGTGCGGCGCACGAGCACGGCGGCGAGCAGGGTGAGCACCGCCTCGGCGTCACCGGCGGCCACGGTGCCGGCCCCGCGCACGGCCAGCGGCACAGGTCGCTGGCGGCTCTTGGCGGCGTCGACCGCGGCGCGCGCCAGGACGAACGCCTCCCCCGCGCCGGCGCGCGGGGACGCCGGCAGCGGCTCGACCACGGGTCCGGCGCCCACCCCGACGCTCCACCCGCCCAGCCGCACCAGGTCGAGCACCAGGTCGACGACCGCGTCGGCGTCGGCGAGCACACCCTGGACCTCGTCCCCCACCGTGCGCTCGAAGCCCCGGACCAGGTGCGGGGCGTCGGCGAGGTGGGCCAGGAGCTCCGGGACGAGGTCCGTCCCGCGGCGGCTGCCCCGCTGGTCCACCGTGAGCACGAACACAAGACAATGCTGCACCCTTGTTCAGCTGATAACAAGTCCGCAGCCTTGACCACCCGTCCGTCAGACCGTCATGTCGGGGGTCACCGTGCCCCGAGACGACGGTCTCACCGCCCGGCGGGCAGGAGCCGGGCGAGGGTGCGGCGGATCTCCCCGACCACGGCCGCGCCGCGGAGCGTCAGGTCCTGCCAGGTGTACCGGAGGACGGTGCAGCCCGCGCCGACCAGGCCGTTCTGCCGCGTGCGGTCCTGCTGGAAGCGGTCGGGCCCGTGCGCCGCACGGCCGTCGACCTCGACGACGAGCCGCGCCGCGGCGAACCACACGTCCGCGACCGCCGCGACGCCGGTCAGCGGACGCAGGTCCGCGTCCGCGACCCACCCCGTGATGCCGGCGCCGCGCAGGAGGTCGTGGAGCAGGTCCTCCGCCGGGCTGTACGCCCCGCGCCGCAGCCGGTCGGCCGCCCGCGCGAGCCGCACGTTCCCCCGATGGCCCGGGTGGCCCGCCCGCCACGCGTCGAGCACGTCGGCCGTGACGAGCCGCCGCGGTCCCGCCCACGCGAGCAGCCGGTCGCCGTCGCGCGGGGGGAGCTGCGCGAGGCAGTCGAGGAGCGTCCGGTCCGGGCGCGTGACCTGCACGTCCGCGAACGAGGTCACCTCCGACGGGTGCCACCGGTGCTCGTGGCTGCGCAGCCGGCCACGGGCGCGGCGGGGTGCGGGTACCAGGACGTGGACGGCGCCGTCGTCCGGGACGGGCATGCCGTGCAGCCGCGCGGCGGTCGTCAGGGTTACCACGGCGTCCGGCCACGTCAGCCAGGCGGCGTACGCGTCCGCCGCGACGGACCGCGGCGTGGCCGAGGCCGCCAGACCGGCACCCGCGACGGGCACCCACACACCGCGCTCGACCCGGTGGCGGACCTGATCCACGATGAGCCCTGCCGTGCGGGCCTGCCGCCGCGTGAAGACGCCGCACTGGTGCCGGGCGACCGGTGGCACCCAGTCGCGGTCGATGAGACGTGGCATGCCGGAACCGTGCCCACCCAGCCCCCGCCCGCCCCTCCGCTGCCCCCACACCGGGAGCCGCGGCATCGGTACGCCGGGCCGGGGACGGCTCACCCCGGCCGCGAGACCGTCGTGGTGGGGACCTCATGTCCCCGGTACGACGGTCTCGCGGCCGGGGTGAGGGTGAGCGGGCGGAGGGTGAGGGGTCAGAGGTCGATGGTGGCGGTGGGGGCGCGGTCGACCGAGATCTCCGCGTACGCGGCCGCCAGCAGCGCCGGGTCCGGGCCCTCCAGCCGGACGGGACGGCCGACGTCCTCCAGCACCACGAAGCGCAGCAGGTCCCCGCGCGTCTTCTTGTCGCGCCGCATCGCCGCCATCAGCTGCTCCCAGCGGTCGCCGCGGTACGTCACGGGCAGCCCGAGGGCCGTCAGCACCGACCGGTGGCGCGTGACGACCTCGTCGTCGAGCCGCCCGGCGAGCCGGGCGAGCTCCGCCGCGAACACCATCCCCACGGAGACGGCGGCACCGTGGCGCCACCGGTAGCGCTCGACGTGCTCCACCGCGTGGCCGAGCGTGTGCCCGTAGTTGAGGATCTCCCGCAGCCCGGCCTCGCGCAGGTCCTCCCCCACGACACGAGCCTTGACCGCCACCGCGCGCTCGACGAGCTCGAGCAGCACCGGCGACGCCGCCGCGGCCGCCGGGTCGGTGAGCAGCGCCGTGTTCTCCTCGACGAGCTCGAGGATCCGCGGGTCCGCGATGAACCCGGCCTTGACGACCTCGGCGAGACCGGCCACGAAGTCGTGCCGGTTCATCGACGCGAGCGCCGCGAGGTCGCACAGCACGCCCGCGGGCGGGTGGAACGCCCCGACGAGGTTCTTGCCCTCGGCGGTGTTGATGCCGGTCTTCCCGCCGACCGCCGCGTCGACCATCGCCAGCACGGTCGTCGGCACGTGCACCACCCGCACGCCGCGCAGCCAGGTCGCCGCGACGAACCCCGCGAGGTCCGTGGTCGCACCGCCGCCCAGGCCCACCACCGCGTCGCTGCGCGTGAAGTCGGCCTGGCCGAGCACCTGCCACAGGAACGCGGCGACCTGCGCCGTCTTCGCCTCCTCGGCGTCGGGGACCTCGGCGAGATACACCTCGTACCCCTGCGCGCGCAGGTCGTCGCGGACCGCGTCGGCCGAGGTCGCGAGCGTCGGCGGGTGCACCACGAGCACGCGGCGCACGGCGTCGCCCAGCAGCACGGGCAGGTGCCCGAGCAGGTGGTGCCCGATGACGACGTCGTACGGCTGCTCCCCCGCGACCCGGACGGTCCGCGCCCCGGGCGTGCCGGCGTCCGCGGCGGTCGTGCTGGTGCTCATCCCTGCTCCTCCTCCGTCGCACCGGCGACCCGCGGGCCGGCCAGCGCGGACTCGATCGCCTCGGCCACGTCCGCCGGACGCAGGCCGTCGGTCGGCACACGCACCGTGGCGACCTCCTCGTACACCGGCCGCCGGGCCTCCATGAGCGCCTGCCACCGCGCGCGCGGGTTGCCGAGCAGCAGGGGCCGCGACCGGTTCAGCCCGACGCGGGGCGCCGCGTGCGCGAGCGACACGTCGAGGAACACCACGACGCCGCCGCCGGCGCGGTACGCCGCCAGGGCGGCACGCGTCCCCGGGTCGAGCACCGCGCCGCCGCCCAGGGCCAGGACGCCGTCGTGCTCGGCGAGCGCCGCCTGAACCGCGTCGCGCTCGAGGGCCCGGAAGCGTGGTTCGCCGTCGTCGACGAAGATCTCGCCGATCGGCTTGCCGGCGGTCCGCTCGACGTCGGCGTCGGTGTCCCGGACGGTCAGCCGCCAGCGCTGGGCGAGGGCGGCACCGACCGTCGACTTGCCGGCCCCGGGGGGGCCGACGAGGACGACACGAGGACCGGGGGCGTCAGCGGGCACGGTCCGCAGGGTAGCCCGCGGCGCGCCGGCCGGCGGCGGGGGTCCGGCACCCCGCGGGGGCCGCGGGCGTCAGCGCAGCAGCTCGGGGACCGCGGCGAGGTAGGCGTCGAGGTTGCGCCGGACCTCCGCGACCGAGTCGCCGCCGGACTTCTCCAGCAGCGTCTGGGCCACGACCAGCGCGACCATCGCCTCGGCGACGACCGCCGCCGGCGGCACCGCGCACACGTCGGACCGCTGGTGCTGCGCCTTGGCGGCCTCGCCCGTCGCGGTGTCGACCGTGTCGAGCGCGCGCGGCACGGTCGAGATCGGCTTCATGGCCGCGCGCACGCGCACGACCTCACCGTTCGACATGCCGCCCTCGATGCCGCCCGCGCGGTTGGTGCGCCGCACGATCCGGCCCGAGGCGTCGCGCTCGATCTCGTCGTGCGCCTGCGACCCGCGCCGCGCCGCCGTGCGGAAGCCGTCCCCGACCTCCACGCCCTTGATCGCCTGGATGCCCATGAGCGCCGCCGCGAGCCGGGCGTCCAGCCGACGGTCGCCGTGCACGTACGTGCCGATGCCGGACGGCAGGCCGTGCACCAGCACCTCCACGACGCCGCCGAGCGTGTCGCCGTCCTTGTGGCACTCGTCGATCTCGGCGACCATCGCGGCCGACGTCCCCGGGTGGAAGCAGCGCACCGGGTCGGCGTCGAGCGCGGCGACGTCGTCCGGGGTGGGCGCCGGGGCGTCGTCCGGCACGGACACCGGGCCGATGCCGACGACGTGCGAGACGAGCCGCACGCCCGCGGCCTGCTCGAGGAACTGCGCGGCGACCGTGCCGAGGGCCACGCGCGTGGCCGTCTCGCGGGCGCTCGCGCGCTCGAGCACGGGACGCGCGTCGTCGAACGCGTACTTGCGCATGCCGACGAGGTCCGCGTGACCCGGGCGCGGCCGCGTCAGCGGCGCGTTGCGCGCCCGGCTGAGCAGCGCGGGGTCCTCCACCGGGTCGGCCGACATCACGTCGACCCACTTGGGCCACTCGGTGTTGCCGATCTCGATCGCGACGGGCCCGCCCTGCGTCAGGCCGTGGCGCACCCCGCCGAGCAGGCGCACCTCGTCCTG is a genomic window containing:
- the aroB gene encoding 3-dehydroquinate synthase, which encodes MSTSTTAADAGTPGARTVRVAGEQPYDVVIGHHLLGHLPVLLGDAVRRVLVVHPPTLATSADAVRDDLRAQGYEVYLAEVPDAEEAKTAQVAAFLWQVLGQADFTRSDAVVGLGGGATTDLAGFVAATWLRGVRVVHVPTTVLAMVDAAVGGKTGINTAEGKNLVGAFHPPAGVLCDLAALASMNRHDFVAGLAEVVKAGFIADPRILELVEENTALLTDPAAAAASPVLLELVERAVAVKARVVGEDLREAGLREILNYGHTLGHAVEHVERYRWRHGAAVSVGMVFAAELARLAGRLDDEVVTRHRSVLTALGLPVTYRGDRWEQLMAAMRRDKKTRGDLLRFVVLEDVGRPVRLEGPDPALLAAAYAEISVDRAPTATIDL
- a CDS encoding shikimate kinase, with the protein product MPADAPGPRVVLVGPPGAGKSTVGAALAQRWRLTVRDTDADVERTAGKPIGEIFVDDGEPRFRALERDAVQAALAEHDGVLALGGGAVLDPGTRAALAAYRAGGGVVVFLDVSLAHAAPRVGLNRSRPLLLGNPRARWQALMEARRPVYEEVATVRVPTDGLRPADVAEAIESALAGPRVAGATEEEQG
- the aroC gene encoding chorismate synthase, translated to MLRWLTSGESHGPALVGILDGLPAGVQVQTSDIQAALARRRLGYGRGARMKFEQDEVRLLGGVRHGLTQGGPVAIEIGNTEWPKWVDVMSADPVEDPALLSRARNAPLTRPRPGHADLVGMRKYAFDDARPVLERASARETATRVALGTVAAQFLEQAAGVRLVSHVVGIGPVSVPDDAPAPTPDDVAALDADPVRCFHPGTSAAMVAEIDECHKDGDTLGGVVEVLVHGLPSGIGTYVHGDRRLDARLAAALMGIQAIKGVEVGDGFRTAARRGSQAHDEIERDASGRIVRRTNRAGGIEGGMSNGEVVRVRAAMKPISTVPRALDTVDTATGEAAKAQHQRSDVCAVPPAAVVAEAMVALVVAQTLLEKSGGDSVAEVRRNLDAYLAAVPELLR